A single genomic interval of Pirellulales bacterium harbors:
- a CDS encoding PQQ-binding-like beta-propeller repeat protein has product MHRPASHLILCLALFAAILVAPPSAAADGNGAVSGNKLASNGNWPQFRGPDGQGHSDATGLPVRWSETQGVVWKTPIHGRGWSSPVVWGGQIWLTTATEDGKQLFAVCVDAASGHILHDRKLFEVAQPQAIHTFNSYASPTPVIEAGRVYVSFGSAGTACLDTADGHVVWQRRNLPCNHFRGPGSSPVLFQNLLFLHFDGYDYQYIVALDKQTGKTIWRRDRDIDYGTADGDMKKAFSTPLVIDVEGQLQLISPCSKATLAYDPRTGKELWRVHYSSFSSTARPIFGDGLLFLNTGFGKADLLAVRPPKIVEAAEATVNNSAAGKDAAGKVAAGKDAAGKDTLGKDITATNVVWKLSKSVGSKPSALLVGDLIYLVHDSGVASCVEAQSGMVLWSKRLGSSFSASPVAADGRIYYFGENGTTTVLRVGRDYEELAVNHLDDGFMSSPALTGHALIVRTKTNLYRIEQK; this is encoded by the coding sequence CATCGCCCGGCGTCGCACCTGATTCTTTGTCTTGCTCTATTTGCCGCGATTCTGGTCGCGCCGCCGTCGGCGGCGGCTGACGGCAATGGGGCGGTGTCCGGCAATAAACTGGCTTCGAATGGTAACTGGCCGCAGTTTCGCGGGCCCGACGGCCAGGGTCACTCGGATGCAACCGGCCTTCCGGTGCGGTGGAGCGAAACGCAAGGAGTCGTTTGGAAGACACCCATCCATGGCCGGGGCTGGTCGAGCCCCGTGGTTTGGGGCGGCCAAATCTGGTTGACCACGGCCACCGAAGACGGCAAGCAATTGTTCGCCGTTTGCGTCGATGCGGCGAGCGGCCATATCCTGCACGACCGGAAACTCTTCGAGGTCGCCCAACCGCAGGCCATCCACACCTTCAACAGCTACGCCTCGCCGACGCCCGTGATCGAGGCCGGCCGGGTTTACGTCAGCTTCGGCAGCGCCGGCACGGCATGCCTCGACACGGCCGATGGCCATGTCGTCTGGCAGCGCCGCAATCTGCCGTGCAACCATTTCCGCGGGCCGGGATCGTCGCCGGTTCTGTTCCAGAATCTGCTGTTCTTGCATTTCGACGGATACGACTACCAATACATTGTCGCTTTGGATAAGCAGACCGGAAAAACCATTTGGCGCCGCGATCGCGATATCGACTACGGCACCGCCGACGGCGATATGAAAAAAGCGTTCTCGACCCCACTGGTGATCGATGTCGAGGGGCAGCTTCAACTCATCAGCCCTTGCTCGAAAGCGACGCTGGCTTATGATCCTCGCACCGGCAAAGAGCTGTGGCGAGTTCATTATTCGAGCTTTTCTTCGACGGCCCGGCCGATTTTCGGCGATGGGCTCCTGTTTTTGAACACCGGCTTCGGCAAGGCAGACCTACTGGCTGTCCGTCCGCCAAAAATTGTCGAAGCCGCCGAAGCGACCGTGAACAACTCCGCTGCCGGGAAGGATGCTGCCGGGAAGGTCGCTGCCGGGAAGGATGCCGCCGGAAAAGACACGCTCGGCAAAGACATCACGGCGACGAATGTCGTCTGGAAATTGAGCAAGTCGGTCGGCTCAAAGCCCTCGGCGTTGTTGGTCGGCGATCTGATTTATCTGGTCCACGACTCGGGCGTTGCGTCGTGTGTCGAGGCACAGTCGGGAATGGTTTTGTGGTCGAAACGGCTGGGAAGCAGTTTTTCCGCCTCGCCGGTCGCCGCCGACGGCCGGATCTATTATTTCGGGGAGAATGGCACGACGACCGTGCTGCGAGTCGGCCGCGACTATGAAGAATTGGCCGTCAATCACCTGGACGACGGCTTCATGAGTTCGCCCGCCCTTACCGGCCACGCGCTGATCGTGCGAACGAAGACAAATCTCTACCGGATCGAGCAGAAATAG
- the kdsB gene encoding 3-deoxy-manno-octulosonate cytidylyltransferase: MTSYIVIPARLQSTRLPRKMLLRETGKSLIQHTYEAARQARKPRGICIATDHEEIAAEVRSFGGEAMMTSVDCASGTDRIAEVASRLSGIDIFVNVQGDEPEMSGQSIDRVIELLEEHPEVSMATVATPIRQREQLSDPACVKVVFPIHRDAAGRISGNALYFSRSQIPFAREWDDSLLSAEPPNFYLHLGLYAYRRDFLAKLTRLPRSPLEKLESLEQLRVLAAGLPILVGVVSESSSGIDTPADYKAFVARTRKK, from the coding sequence CTGACCAGCTATATCGTTATCCCCGCTCGATTGCAGTCGACGCGGCTGCCGCGAAAAATGCTATTGCGCGAAACCGGCAAATCGCTGATTCAGCACACGTATGAAGCCGCCCGGCAAGCCCGCAAGCCGCGGGGCATTTGCATTGCCACCGATCACGAGGAAATCGCCGCCGAGGTGCGCTCCTTCGGGGGCGAGGCGATGATGACCAGTGTCGATTGTGCCAGTGGCACCGATCGTATCGCCGAAGTCGCCTCGCGGCTTTCCGGCATCGATATTTTTGTCAACGTGCAGGGCGACGAGCCGGAGATGTCGGGCCAATCGATCGACCGCGTGATCGAGCTCTTGGAAGAGCACCCGGAGGTGTCGATGGCGACCGTGGCCACGCCGATCCGCCAGCGAGAGCAATTGAGCGATCCGGCGTGCGTGAAGGTGGTGTTCCCGATTCATCGCGATGCGGCGGGGCGGATCTCGGGCAACGCCCTGTATTTCAGCCGCAGCCAGATCCCGTTTGCCCGCGAATGGGACGACAGCTTGCTCTCGGCCGAGCCGCCGAATTTCTATCTCCATTTGGGGCTCTACGCCTACCGCCGCGATTTCCTGGCCAAGCTGACGCGTCTGCCGCGCTCGCCGCTGGAAAAGCTCGAAAGCCTGGAGCAACTCCGCGTGCTGGCCGCCGGCCTGCCGATCCTCGTCGGCGTGGTAAGCGAATCCTCAAGCGGCATCGACACCCCAGCCGACTACAAGGCATTCGTCGCACGAACGCGGAAGAAGTAA
- a CDS encoding creatininase family protein encodes MPRPWKLAEINYGYVKDHPYEVAVLPLGATEPHNLHLPYGTDIFEADAIGEHICQAAHERGARVALLPTIPYGTETNQMAFPMAMNLNPSTVAAVVTDLVDSLAHHGVRKLMLLNSHGGNDLKPVLRELYGRTSTAVFLCNWYQAIADMQREIFERPDDHAGEVETSLGLAYFPDLVAHMPDGKLAADDGAVRRARFEAVNRGWVSITRPWHLLTTNSGSGNPHAATAEKGRQLMELLVDRLASFLVELSAAPLDERFPFE; translated from the coding sequence ATGCCTCGTCCTTGGAAGCTCGCGGAAATCAACTATGGCTACGTGAAAGACCATCCTTATGAGGTGGCGGTGCTGCCGTTGGGGGCCACCGAGCCGCACAATCTGCACCTGCCGTATGGCACCGATATTTTCGAGGCCGACGCGATCGGCGAGCATATTTGCCAGGCCGCCCATGAGCGCGGGGCTCGGGTGGCTCTGTTGCCGACGATTCCCTATGGCACCGAAACGAATCAGATGGCCTTTCCGATGGCCATGAATCTGAATCCCTCGACGGTCGCGGCCGTGGTGACCGATTTGGTCGATTCGTTGGCGCACCATGGGGTTCGGAAACTGATGCTGCTCAATAGCCACGGGGGAAACGATTTGAAGCCGGTGCTCCGCGAATTGTATGGCCGCACTTCGACCGCCGTGTTCTTATGCAACTGGTATCAGGCCATTGCCGACATGCAGCGCGAAATCTTCGAGCGGCCCGACGATCACGCGGGCGAAGTGGAAACATCGCTGGGGCTGGCTTATTTTCCGGACCTTGTGGCCCACATGCCGGACGGCAAACTAGCTGCCGACGACGGCGCCGTTCGGCGCGCGCGGTTCGAAGCCGTCAACCGCGGCTGGGTGTCGATCACGCGCCCCTGGCATTTGCTCACCACGAATAGCGGTTCCGGCAATCCGCACGCGGCCACGGCCGAAAAGGGGCGGCAGTTGATGGAACTGCTGGTCGACCGCTTAGCGAGTTTTTTGGTCGAGCTCTCGGCAGCGCCGCTCGACGAACGGTTTCCGTTCGAGTGA